The nucleotide sequence GGCCTGGCGGCGCCACCGCCAGCACCGAGCTCCTGGACCCCGCCACCGGCACCCGCTCCGTCAGCGGTGCGCTCGCCCAGGCCCGCGACAGCCACACGGCGACGCTGCTGCCCGATGGCCGGGTGCTCGTCACCGGTGGCCAGGATGCCAGCGGACCGCTCGCGACTTGCGAGGTGTATGACCCGGCCACCGGCACCTGGGCCTCGACGGGCTCGCTCACACAGGCTCGTCGCTACCACGCGGCCACGCTGCTGCCCGACGGCAGGGTGCTCGTCGTCGCGGGTCAAGGTCCCACCGCGCCCCTCGCGACGTCCGAGGTGTATGACCCGGCCACCGGTACCTGGAGCTCCACGGGCTCGCTGGCCGCGGTCCGCCACAGCCACACGGCGACGCTGCTGGTCAACGGCAAGGTGCTCGTCGCCGGCGGCAGGAACGCCACGGCCCCGCTGGCCACCGCCCAGCTCTACAACCCGGCCACTGGCGTCTGGGCCGCGACCGGGGCACTGGCGGCCCGCTCCCACCACACGGCGACGCTGTTGGCCAACGGCAAGGTGCTCGTCGCGGGAGGCGCTGGCGCCAGCGCACCCCTGGCCACCGCCCAGCTCTATGACCCGGCCACCGGCGCGTGGACCGCGACAGGCCCGCTGGCGACGGCCCGCTCCCACCACACCGCGACGCTGCTGCCCGATGGCCACGTGCTCGTGACGGGCGGCAAGGGCCCCACCGGCTTCCTCGCCACCACCGAGCGCTTCGAGCCGGCCCTGGGCGCCTGGCGCTCACTCCTTCCGCTGGCACAGAGCCGTGCGCAGCACACGGTGACGCTGCTGCCCAGCGGCAAGGTGCTCGTGGCGGGCGGGCTGGGCCCCAGCGGTATCATGCTCAGCTTCCAGGCCTATGACCCGGCGTCCGAGGCGTGGGGCACCACCGGCTCGCTCGTGCAGGGCCGCCGCTACCACACGGCCACGTTGTTGCTCGACGGCAGGGTGCTCGTGGTGGGAGGGCAGGGGGGCAGCGGTGTCCTCGCGACGTCCGAGCTGTATGACCCGGCCACCGGCACCTGGACGCCCACGGGGGCGCTCGCCCAGGCCCGGCACAGTCACACCGCGACGCTGCTGACCGACGGCAGGGTGCTCGTGGCAGCCGGCCATGGTGCCACTGCCCGGCTCGCCACGGCCCAGGTGTATGACCCGGCCACTGGCGTCTGGACGGCTACGGGCTCGCTGGCCACGGCCCGTCATGCCCACAGCGCGACGCGGCTCTCGGATGGCAGGGTGCTCGTGGCGGGCGGCTCGGGTGCCAGCGGCTCCCTCGCCACGGCCCAGGTGTATGACCCGGCGACGGGCATCTGGACCGCCACCGGCTCGATGACCGCGGCCCGCCACAGCCACACTGCAACGCTGGTGCCCTCGCCCAACTCCGGGCCCTCGTCTCAGGGGAAGGTCCTCGTGGTGGGAGGTTATGGAACCGCCGCCCTCGCCACGGCCGAGGAGTACAGTCCGTCCACCGGCACCTGGTTCGAATCGCGCACCACCTCCACGCCCCAGGCTCGGTACTCACACACCGCGACGCTGCTGCCCGGCAACAGGCTGTTCGTAGCGGGCGGGACGGGCGCCAGCGGCTCCCTGGCCACGGCCCAAGTGTACGCTCCGTTCTTCGGGAACCCTGCAGACGCCGCACCGCAGATGCTCAATCAAGCCCGGGCCCGCTTCACGGCGACGCTGCTTCCCAATGGCAAGGTGCTCGTGGTGGGTGGGACGGGAACCCCCGCCATCCTCGGCACCGCCGAGCTGTATGACCCGGCCACCGGCCTGTGGACCGCCAGCGGCTCGCTGCTCCATGTCCGCCGCGGCCACACGGCGACGCTGCTTCCCAATGGCAGGGTGCTCGTGGTGGGCGGCGAGAACGGCACCGCCATTCCCTACCTCGCGAGCGCCGAGTTGTACTGAAGCGGAAACAGGACCTGCTCATGCCTGGAACGGTCGCTTCGCCTCTCGCGCGAGGCGGCCGTTCCGGTGTCCGCGCTCAGCGGGGGGGGCGATGTCTGTCAATAGCCAACTCCAGACGTCACCAGTCCCGCGGCCACGGATACGCCTCGATTTTCTCGGCGAGCACCTCGCGCGTTGGCGCCTCGAGGAACACGCGCCCGGTCGGCTTGCCGAGGTCGTAGTGGTGCTCCGGCATCCAGGCACCGCCCGCGGCCATGGCTGCCTTTGCGGCCGCCGAGGCCTCGGCGGGGTCGACGACCAGCTCCCGCACGCGGAAGACGCCGTCCTGCTCGAGGATGGCGACGAAGGGGTGCGGTGAGCCGAAGGAGAACGGCAGCTTTCCCGCCCGCAGCAGCGCGAGCGCGTGGTTCTTGCCAAGCGGAGCAACGGGAGCCATGCGCCAGACCCTAGCACCACGATTTCGGTCATCACCGGCGGCGTCGACCGGGCAGGGCCTTGCCTGGACGCCGGGTCGGCTTGACCCCCTCTCTCGGGACGGGCCAGTCAGGATGAAAATATCCAGTGCGGTGCCCGCCTGAAGCCAACGGCTGCTGGGAGCCCAAGCCCTGGCGGATGGCGACTCCTGGTGAATCCCGCAGGTCCGGCGTTCTATGGTGGAAGGAGATGCCCTCCCAGAACATGCACCCCGAGGACGATGTTGCCGCGGCCTTCAACCCGATGGCCCCCGAGCAGATAGAGAACCCGTACCCGCTGTACACGCGGCTGCGCCAGGAGCGGCCCGTCTTCTACAGCCCGATGCTCGACCTGTGGGTCGTCACCCGGTACGCGGACATCTCCGAGGTGGAGAAGGACACCGAGCGCTTCTCCTCGGTGGGAGCGCTCGACGCGCGCGCCGAGCCGCACCCCCAGGTGCGCGACATCCTGAAGCAGGGCTACCCCCAGTTCCTCTCGCTCGTGCAGAGCGACCCGCCGGACCACGCTCGCATGCGCGCCGTGTTCGGCCGGGCCTTGAGCCCCCAGCGTATCGCCGCGATGGAGCCCTCCATCCGGGCGACGGCGAACGGGCTCATCGACGGCTTCGTGCGCGACGGGCAGGGAGACCTGATTCAGCAGTTCGCCTTCGCGCTGCCCGGCTTCGTCATCTGCGACCTGCTCGGCGTGCCGCGCTCGGACATGCAGCAGCTCAAGGGCTGGTCGGACGACAAGACGCTGCTGATGTCGGCGACGGCGCCCATCGCGCAGCAGGTCGAGAGCGCGCACGGCTTCATCGCCATGGAGCGCTACTTCAAGGAGCTGCTCCAGGCGCGCAGCCGCAAGCCGCGCGAGGACCTGCTCACGATGCTCGTGCCGCAGTCGATGGGCGGCACCGCGCCCCTGAGCGAGCAGGAGGCGGTCTGCAACGCCATGGACCTGTTCTCCGCCGGCCACGAGACGACCACGAGCCTCCTCGGCGGCGGCATGTGGCTTTTGCTCGAGTCTCCCGAGCAGCTGAAGGCCGTGCGGGAGGACCCGACCCTGCTGCCCAACGCCATCGAGGAGATGCTGCGCAAGGAGCCACCCGTCCGTGGCTTCTTCCGCCAGGTGACGCGGGACACGACGCTCGGCGGAGCCTCCCTTCCGAAGGGTGCGCGGACGTTCATCCTGTACGAGTCCGGCAACCACGACGAGACGCGCTTCTCCGAGCCGGACCGCTTCGACATCCGCCGCGCCGACGCGAAGAACCACCTGGCGTTTGGCAAGGGCATCCACTTCTGTGTGGGCGCCGCGCTGGCGAGGCTGGAGGCACGGATTGCCTTCGAGCTGCTCCTGCAGCGC is from Pyxidicoccus xibeiensis and encodes:
- a CDS encoding Kelch repeat-containing protein, with the translated sequence MMIRQLTLTHLTAALALALVACGPDLAYEGTWTEGGTAARPLTAPLTTARVGHTATRLADGRVLVVGGFISTTSEPGGLPVYTPLASAELYDPSTGTWSPTGALGQGRYSHTATLLPDGRVLVAGGDDGSLRLGTAELYDPATGAWSAAPPLAQARIMHTATLLPNGKVLVAGGHGVSATGTNTALATAELYDPVTGTWANTGSLPGVRYSHKATLLTNGKVLVVGGGAATGIYSSCLLYNPATGTWAATGALPHYRSNAAQTLLADGRVLVTGGTQTNPALATAVAYNPTAGTWAATASITQVRMSHTATLLPNGRVLLVGGSDATLGNFVDSVLVYDPATGVSVTGRLEQLRRGHTATVLQDGRVLIVGGAGLRGPLATSEVYDPATGAWAPTPVLSEARQLHTATTLYDGQVLLVGGAGPGGATASTELLDPATGTRSVSGALAQARDSHTATLLPDGRVLVTGGQDASGPLATCEVYDPATGTWASTGSLTQARRYHAATLLPDGRVLVVAGQGPTAPLATSEVYDPATGTWSSTGSLAAVRHSHTATLLVNGKVLVAGGRNATAPLATAQLYNPATGVWAATGALAARSHHTATLLANGKVLVAGGAGASAPLATAQLYDPATGAWTATGPLATARSHHTATLLPDGHVLVTGGKGPTGFLATTERFEPALGAWRSLLPLAQSRAQHTVTLLPSGKVLVAGGLGPSGIMLSFQAYDPASEAWGTTGSLVQGRRYHTATLLLDGRVLVVGGQGGSGVLATSELYDPATGTWTPTGALAQARHSHTATLLTDGRVLVAAGHGATARLATAQVYDPATGVWTATGSLATARHAHSATRLSDGRVLVAGGSGASGSLATAQVYDPATGIWTATGSMTAARHSHTATLVPSPNSGPSSQGKVLVVGGYGTAALATAEEYSPSTGTWFESRTTSTPQARYSHTATLLPGNRLFVAGGTGASGSLATAQVYAPFFGNPADAAPQMLNQARARFTATLLPNGKVLVVGGTGTPAILGTAELYDPATGLWTASGSLLHVRRGHTATLLPNGRVLVVGGENGTAIPYLASAELY
- a CDS encoding cytochrome P450 encodes the protein MPSQNMHPEDDVAAAFNPMAPEQIENPYPLYTRLRQERPVFYSPMLDLWVVTRYADISEVEKDTERFSSVGALDARAEPHPQVRDILKQGYPQFLSLVQSDPPDHARMRAVFGRALSPQRIAAMEPSIRATANGLIDGFVRDGQGDLIQQFAFALPGFVICDLLGVPRSDMQQLKGWSDDKTLLMSATAPIAQQVESAHGFIAMERYFKELLQARSRKPREDLLTMLVPQSMGGTAPLSEQEAVCNAMDLFSAGHETTTSLLGGGMWLLLESPEQLKAVREDPTLLPNAIEEMLRKEPPVRGFFRQVTRDTTLGGASLPKGARTFILYESGNHDETRFSEPDRFDIRRADAKNHLAFGKGIHFCVGAALARLEARIAFELLLQRLPNLRLRTDEPAVRRPYLMLRGFEHLPIAWDVPA